Proteins from one Gossypium raimondii isolate GPD5lz chromosome 8, ASM2569854v1, whole genome shotgun sequence genomic window:
- the LOC105792294 gene encoding cytochrome P450 94A2 — MFIQVLTLSIIFFLTLPFFFLSLIKSSRSKKPSTPNVFPKRYPLIGSYFDIKSNQSNRLEWITRILKNCPSATYTLHHILGYRQIFTANPDNVQHILKTRFNNYPKGEFFINVFFDFLGNGIFNADGEAWKFERQVSSHEFNTRSLRKFVETVVDAELNDRLVPMLSGAVTGKTVLDLQDVLQRFAFDNICKIAFGYDPECLLPSLPQTEFADAFEDATHLSSERFRAPITLTWRIKRVFNVGSEKKLKIAISQVRDFAKKIVREKKQELATKSSLDSVDIISRFLNSGHSDENFTTDIVISFILAGRDTTSAALTWFFWLIHKHPEVEKEILKEIKEKSEMLVFEEVKDMAYIHASLCESMRLYPPVPTDSKRAMADDVLPDGTVVKRGSVVTYAPYAMGRMENIWGSDWEEFKPERWLQRDEAGKWSFVGRDPYTYPVFQAGPRICLGKEMAFLQMKRVVAGTLRRFKVVPAVEEGFQPVFVAYMTSKMKGGFPVKVEERGKLD; from the coding sequence ATGTTTATCCAGGTATTAACTTTATCAATCATCTTCTTCCTCACTCTCCCATTTTTCTTCTTGAGTCTCATCAAAAGCTCCAGGTCCAAGAAACCATCAACGCCCAATGTTTTTCCCAAGCGTTACCCACTAATCGGTTCTTATTTCGACATCAAATCCAATCAAAGCAACCGCCTGGAATGGATCACAAGGATCCTTAAGAACTGCCCTTCTGCAACTTACACTCTTCACCACATCTTGGGTTACCGTCAGATCTTCACGGCCAACCCCGATAATGTCCAGCATATACTCAAAACCCGTTTTAATAATTACCCAAAAGGTGAGTTCTTCATTAatgttttctttgattttctcgGCAACGGAATATTTAACGCCGATGGGGAAGCTTGGAAGTTCGAGAGACAGGTTTCGAGTCACGAGTTTAATACTAGATCTCTTCGTAAGTTTGTAGAAACCGTCGTTGATGCTGAGCTTAACGACCGGTTGGTTCCGATGTTATCCGGCGCTGTTACCGGCAAGACAGTGCTTGATTTGCAGGATGTTCTTCAGAGATTTGCTTTTGATAATATTTGCAAGATTGCTTTTGGGTATGACCCGGAATGTCTTTTACCGTCTTTGCCGCAAACTGAGTTCGCCGACGCGTTTGAAGATGCTACTCATCTGAGTAGTGAACGGTTCCGAGCTCCGATTACATTGACTTGGAGAATCAAACGGGTTTTCAATGTTGGGTCGGAGAAGAAACTCAAAATCGCCATCTCTCAGGTACGTGATTTCGCTAAGAAGATCGTGAGGGAAAAGAAACAAGAATTAGCTACTAAATCGTCTTTGGACTCGGTTGATATTATATCGAGGTTTTTAAATTCCGGTCATTCCGATGAGAATTTCACTACGGATATAGTCATCAGCTTTATACTCGCCGGTCGGGATACAACATCGGCGGCATTGACATGGTTCTTCTGGTTAATACATAAACACCCTGAAGTTGAAAAGGAAAtccttaaagaaattaaagagaaatcgGAAATGCTGGTTTTTGAAGAAGTTAAAGACATGGCTTACATTCACGCTTCCTTGTGTGAGTCTATGAGATTGTATCCTCCGGTCCCGACGGACAGCAAACGTGCGATGGCAGACGATGTTTTGCCGGACGGGACGGTGGTGAAGAGAGGGTCGGTTGTGACGTACGCACCTTACGCGATGGGGAGGATGGAGAATATATGGGGATCCGATTGGGAGGAGTTCAAGCCGGAGAGATGGTTGCAAAGGGATGAGGCCGGGAAATGGAGCTTCGTCGGGAGAGATCCTTATACTTATCCGGTGTTTCAGGCCGGACCCAGGATTTGTTTAGGAAAGGAGATGGCGTTCCTGCAGATGAAAAGGGTGGTTGCCGGAACTTTAAGGCGGTTTAAGGTGGTGCCTGCGGTGGAAGAAGGGTTTCAGCCGGTGTTTGTTGCTTATATGACGTCTAAGATGAAAGGTGGGTTCCCCGTCAAGGTGGAGGAAAGGGGAAAGCTTGATTAG